The proteins below come from a single Alnus glutinosa chromosome 9, dhAlnGlut1.1, whole genome shotgun sequence genomic window:
- the LOC133878505 gene encoding uncharacterized protein LOC133878505, whose protein sequence is MGYNPDGTIYYEVIDDPARNWVLPRGKKVVLQYNAAIQPVGRACNRFRRAEGKMIRSGSYIHMRDEWAKVNRQIKQAMWDALMEEFYVPVSVDARRAQQEALCDIGRKHRSWKSRFKTKLRIRDGDTPEIIRARMPDNFFGNYDAEDVEFLLRDWCREQKIATSERMKRLREQNDLPHCTGSKSYARFNHEETCTSGTPPTRAASFVKTHTRKDGTHVNERTRVLCERMTQSLSSDPAATQSVSADTVRWAPNDAYEQAVGRPEYAGRVRQVGPNVTPVRGTCFSYRPRSQGGPSQGTSRDWAENTRKMEEMQAELQAERARNDLLEQRLRQVEVFMSSMGASAPCLGTPSPAHVGSTSSVSSASAGNSTTVGTLSPVGRRLTQHSIVATPSPATPFLAQQSPVGDNTPGTVPPHSQGRPSDL, encoded by the exons atgg ggtacaacccagacgggaccatttattatgaggtgattgacgacccagcgagaaactgggtcctcccgaggggtaagaaggttgtattgcagtacaatgctgctatacaacctgtaggacgggcctgcaatcgatttcggcgggctgagggcaagatgatcaggagtgggtcctacatacacatgcgggacgaatgggcgaaggtaaataggcagattaagcaggcaatgtgggacgcgctgatg gaggagttctatgtacctgtatcagtagacgcgcgcagggcacaacaggaggctttatgtgatattggccgtaagcaccgctcgtggaagtcgaggttcaaaaccaaactacgtattagagacggtgacacgcccgagattatccgtgcgagaatgccggacaatttttttggcaactatgacgcagaagatgtagagttcctgctgagagattggtgccgtgagcaaaaaatc gcaacctctgaacggatgaagaggctgcgtgagcagaatgaccttcctcattgtacgggatctaaaagttatgccagatttaatcacgaggag acatgtacatctggcacgccccccactcgcgccgcgtcgttcgtgaagacccacacaaggaaggacggcactcacgtgaacgaacgtacacgggtcctatgc gagaggatgacgcagagtttatccagtgatccagccgccacgcaaagcgtctccgcagacacggtgcgttgggcaccgaacgacgcttacgaacaggcggttgggaggcctgagtatgcagggagggttcggcaggttgggccgaacgtcacacctgttcgggggacatgtttctcatataggcctcggtcacaagggggaccatctcagggcacgtctcgggattgggccgaaaacactcggaagatggaagagatgcaagcggagctacaggctgagcgagcgaggaatgacctgttggagcagcgcctgcgacaggttgaggtcttcatgtcctccatgggagcatcagcaccatgtcttggtacgccttcacctgcacacgtaggtagtacgtcgtctgttagtagtgcatctgcag gtaattcgacaacggttggtacgttgtcgcctgttggacgacggctgacccagcattccattgtcgctacaccttcgcccgctacaccattccttgctcagcaatcgccggttggcgataacacgcctgggacggtacctcctcattcgcagggacgcccttcagatttgtag